The following coding sequences lie in one Streptomyces xiamenensis genomic window:
- the panD gene encoding aspartate 1-decarboxylase, with product MLRTMFKSKIHRATVTQADLHYVGSVTVDAELMEAADLLAGELVHIVDITNGSRLETYVIEGERGSGVIGINGAAAHLVQPGDLVILISYAQVDDAEARSLRPRVVHVDADNRVVSLGADPSEPVPGGDAVRGPLAVPRA from the coding sequence ATGTTGCGAACCATGTTCAAGTCCAAGATCCACCGGGCCACGGTGACCCAGGCCGACCTGCACTACGTGGGGTCGGTAACCGTGGACGCGGAGCTGATGGAGGCCGCCGATCTGCTGGCCGGTGAGCTGGTGCACATCGTCGACATCACCAACGGCAGCCGGCTGGAGACCTATGTGATCGAGGGCGAGCGCGGCTCGGGCGTCATCGGGATCAACGGGGCGGCGGCGCATCTGGTGCAGCCGGGCGATCTGGTGATCCTCATCTCGTACGCGCAGGTGGACGACGCCGAGGCGCGGTCGCTGCGGCCCCGCGTGGTGCACGTCGACGCGGACAACCGGGTGGTGTCCCTGGGCGCCGACCCCTCGGAGCCGGTGCCGGGCGGGGACGCCGTACGCGGCCCGCTGGCCGTGCCGCGCGCCTGA
- a CDS encoding IucA/IucC family protein, giving the protein MNARPRPERSPDREREPVRQRLARLMEPAIPGHRRPLDSETGPGAAVPPSLTADPLEQPDPELAADAAGTENLLRCWVRETGVERPADGELRLPLTASGSTLRVPVRYWSPTGWHRFGPAALDPAPAGAAPVDSATLAALLAREGVAGAHGARGVRESIALVGRVADSVQRTAVFLTERRAEPGSAAHADAFLEGEQALLLGHPLHPTPKSREGLAGAEARRYSPELRGSFALHWLAVDRELLATDSAWHAGDGTITAAPELAARLAGSALPLPKGTAPLPLHPWQARDVLHRPAVAALVAAGALHDLGEHGAPWHPTSSVRTVHRPGTPFMLKLSLGLSITNSRRENLRKELHRGVEVHRLLGSGLGDQWRAAFPEGPGFDIVRDPAYLAVDDESGAPVPGLDTLLRHNPFTPADDPVCLAGLTAPRPWPGAGPYRLRSRLADVVGTLAERGGRGVASVSAEWFLRYLQTVVRPILWLDAQAGVALEAHQQNTLVLLDAEGWPVGGRYRDNQGYYFRESAREALQRRLPGIGERSDTFVSDQVTDERFAYYLGINNVLGLIGAFGSQRLADEALLLAAFRRFLGGLATGRGEPVSPLAGHLLDSATLRCKGNLLTRLRGLDELVGPVDGQSVYVTLPNPLTTC; this is encoded by the coding sequence ATGAACGCACGCCCCCGCCCGGAGCGCAGCCCGGACCGCGAGCGTGAGCCGGTGCGCCAACGGCTGGCCCGGCTGATGGAGCCGGCGATCCCGGGACACCGCCGCCCCCTGGACTCCGAGACCGGGCCGGGCGCCGCCGTACCCCCCTCGCTCACCGCCGACCCGCTGGAGCAGCCGGACCCCGAGCTGGCCGCCGACGCCGCCGGTACCGAGAACCTGCTGCGCTGCTGGGTACGGGAGACCGGCGTGGAGCGTCCGGCCGACGGCGAACTGCGGCTGCCGCTCACCGCCTCCGGCAGCACCCTGCGCGTGCCCGTGCGCTACTGGTCGCCCACCGGCTGGCACCGCTTCGGCCCCGCGGCGCTGGACCCCGCCCCGGCCGGCGCCGCCCCGGTGGACTCCGCCACCCTCGCCGCGCTGCTCGCCCGGGAGGGGGTGGCCGGCGCGCACGGCGCGCGAGGCGTACGCGAGTCGATCGCGCTGGTCGGCCGGGTCGCCGACTCCGTACAGCGCACCGCCGTCTTCCTCACCGAGCGCCGCGCGGAACCCGGCTCCGCCGCCCACGCGGACGCCTTCCTGGAGGGCGAACAGGCCCTGCTGCTCGGCCATCCGCTGCATCCCACCCCCAAGAGCCGCGAGGGGCTCGCCGGTGCCGAGGCCCGCCGGTACTCCCCGGAGCTGCGCGGCTCCTTCGCGCTGCACTGGCTCGCCGTCGACCGGGAGCTGCTGGCCACCGACTCCGCCTGGCACGCGGGCGACGGCACCATCACCGCGGCGCCCGAACTCGCCGCCCGGCTCGCCGGTTCCGCACTGCCGCTGCCCAAGGGCACCGCACCCCTGCCACTGCACCCCTGGCAGGCCCGCGACGTGCTGCACCGCCCGGCCGTCGCCGCGCTGGTCGCCGCCGGCGCGCTGCACGACCTGGGCGAACACGGCGCTCCGTGGCACCCGACCTCCTCGGTGCGTACGGTGCACCGCCCCGGCACGCCGTTCATGCTCAAGCTCTCGCTCGGGCTGAGCATCACCAACTCCCGGCGGGAGAACCTCCGCAAGGAACTGCACCGGGGCGTGGAAGTGCACCGGCTGCTCGGCAGCGGCCTGGGTGATCAGTGGCGTGCGGCCTTCCCCGAAGGTCCCGGCTTCGACATCGTGCGCGACCCCGCCTACCTCGCGGTGGACGACGAGAGCGGCGCCCCGGTACCGGGCCTGGACACCCTGCTGCGGCACAACCCCTTCACGCCCGCGGACGACCCGGTGTGTCTGGCCGGGCTGACCGCGCCGCGTCCCTGGCCGGGCGCCGGACCGTACCGGCTGCGTTCCCGGCTCGCCGATGTCGTGGGCACCCTGGCCGAACGCGGCGGCCGCGGGGTCGCCTCGGTCTCCGCCGAGTGGTTCCTGCGCTATCTGCAGACGGTGGTCCGGCCCATCCTGTGGCTGGACGCGCAGGCCGGCGTCGCCCTGGAGGCCCACCAGCAGAACACCCTGGTGCTGCTGGACGCCGAGGGCTGGCCGGTGGGCGGCCGCTACCGCGACAATCAGGGCTACTACTTCCGCGAGTCGGCCCGGGAGGCACTCCAGCGCCGACTCCCCGGCATCGGTGAGCGGTCCGACACCTTCGTCAGCGACCAGGTCACCGATGAGCGCTTCGCCTACTACCTCGGTATCAACAATGTGCTCGGCCTGATCGGTGCCTTCGGCTCACAGCGCCTTGCGGACGAGGCGCTGCTGCTCGCCGCGTTCCGCCGTTTCCTCGGCGGCCTGGCCACCGGCCGGGGCGAGCCGGTCTCCCCGCTCGCCGGCCACCTCCTGGACAGCGCCACCCTGCGCTGCAAGGGCAATCTGCTCACCCGGCTGCGCGGCCTGGACGAACTCGTGGGCCCGGTCGACGGCCAGTCCGTGTACGTCACGCTCCCCAACCCCCTCACCACCTGCTAG
- the lexA gene encoding transcriptional repressor LexA, which produces MTTAADDAIAAAERRQERLSVQHGAPLRPENGAARSLPGRPPGIRADSSGLTDRQRRVIEVIRDSVQRRGYPPSMREIGQAVGLSSTSSVAHQLMALERKGFLRRDPHRPRAYEVRGAETPTPPPADTAGKPAASYVPLVGRIAAGGPILAEESVEDVFPLPRQLVGDGELFVLKVVGDSMIDAAICDGDWVTVRRQPVAENGDIVAAMLDGEATVKRFRREDGQVWLLPHNPAYQPIPGDEATILGKVVAVMRRV; this is translated from the coding sequence ATGACCACCGCAGCAGACGACGCCATCGCCGCCGCTGAGCGCCGCCAGGAGCGGCTGTCCGTACAGCACGGCGCGCCACTGCGCCCGGAGAACGGCGCCGCACGGTCACTGCCCGGCCGGCCACCCGGCATCCGCGCCGACAGCTCGGGGCTCACCGACCGCCAGCGACGGGTGATCGAGGTGATCCGTGACTCGGTGCAGCGTCGCGGCTACCCGCCGTCCATGCGTGAGATCGGCCAGGCCGTGGGGCTCTCCAGCACCTCCTCGGTGGCCCACCAGCTGATGGCGCTGGAGCGCAAGGGCTTCCTGCGCCGCGACCCGCACCGGCCGCGCGCCTACGAGGTGCGGGGCGCCGAGACCCCCACCCCGCCCCCCGCCGACACCGCGGGCAAGCCCGCCGCCTCCTATGTGCCGCTGGTCGGCCGAATCGCCGCCGGTGGCCCGATCCTGGCCGAGGAGTCCGTCGAGGACGTCTTTCCGCTCCCCCGCCAGCTGGTGGGCGACGGGGAGCTGTTCGTGCTGAAGGTGGTCGGCGACTCCATGATCGACGCCGCCATCTGCGACGGTGACTGGGTCACCGTCCGCCGCCAGCCGGTCGCCGAGAACGGCGACATCGTGGCCGCCATGCTCGACGGCGAGGCCACCGTCAAGCGCTTCCGCCGTGAGGACGGCCAGGTCTGGCTGCTGCCGCACAACCCCGCCTACCAGCCCATCCCCGGTGACGAGGCCACCATCCTGGGCAAGGTCGTCGCCGTCATGCGGCGCGTCTGA
- the nrdR gene encoding transcriptional regulator NrdR: MHCPFCRHPDSRVVDSRTADDGTLIRRRRQCPSCSRRFTTVETASLMVIKRSGVTEPFSRTKVIAGVRKACQGRPVTEDALALLGQRVEEAVRATGSAELSTHDVGLAILGPLRELDLVAYLRFASVYRAFDSLEDFEAAIAELRERDSVGGAGAEVAVEPAAG; the protein is encoded by the coding sequence ATGCACTGCCCCTTCTGTAGGCATCCCGACAGCCGGGTCGTCGACAGCCGCACCGCGGACGACGGCACCCTGATCCGGCGGCGCCGCCAGTGCCCGAGCTGCTCGCGGCGTTTCACCACGGTGGAGACCGCCTCGCTCATGGTGATCAAGCGCAGCGGCGTCACCGAGCCCTTCAGCCGCACCAAGGTCATCGCCGGGGTGCGCAAGGCGTGCCAGGGCCGTCCCGTCACCGAGGATGCCCTGGCGCTGCTCGGCCAGCGCGTGGAGGAAGCCGTCCGGGCCACCGGCAGTGCGGAGCTGTCCACGCACGATGTCGGCCTCGCCATACTGGGCCCGCTCCGCGAGCTGGACCTGGTGGCCTACCTGCGGTTCGCGTCCGTCTACCGGGCGTTCGATTCGCTGGAGGACTTCGAGGCGGCCATCGCGGAGCTGCGTGAGCGGGACTCCGTCGGCGGAGCCGGCGCCGAGGTCGCGGTGGAGCCTGCCGCCGGATAG
- a CDS encoding GNAT family N-acetyltransferase — protein sequence MSIREPGCEDTLELELPRPAAPAPPVGAIGDWGPAGTAGGEFRLLPVDPERDLDLITGWMNDPAVDRYWALAGPRERTAAHVGAQLAGDGRSVPCLGLLDGRPMSYWEIYRADLDPLAHHYPALPEDTGLHLLIGAGRDRGRGLGAELLRAVCELVLRNRPRSGRIVAEPDVRNAASIAAFRGAGFRKTAEADLPDKRAVIMLRDR from the coding sequence GTGTCCATCCGCGAACCGGGCTGCGAGGACACCCTGGAACTGGAGCTGCCGCGCCCCGCCGCGCCCGCCCCACCGGTCGGTGCCATCGGTGACTGGGGCCCGGCCGGCACCGCGGGCGGGGAGTTCCGGCTGCTGCCGGTGGACCCGGAGCGCGACCTGGATCTCATCACCGGGTGGATGAACGACCCGGCGGTGGACCGCTACTGGGCGCTGGCGGGCCCGCGCGAGCGCACCGCCGCGCACGTCGGAGCCCAGCTGGCGGGCGACGGCCGCAGCGTGCCGTGCCTGGGTCTGCTGGACGGGCGGCCGATGAGCTACTGGGAGATCTACCGGGCCGATCTCGATCCGCTCGCCCACCACTACCCGGCGCTGCCCGAGGACACCGGGCTGCACCTGCTGATCGGCGCGGGCCGGGACCGCGGCCGCGGACTCGGCGCCGAACTGCTGCGCGCGGTGTGCGAGCTGGTGCTGCGGAACCGGCCGCGGAGCGGGCGGATCGTCGCCGAGCCCGATGTCCGCAACGCCGCCTCCATCGCGGCCTTCCGCGGCGCCGGTTTCCGCAAGACGGCCGAGGCCGACCTGCCGGACAAGCGCGCCGTGATCATGCTCCGGGACCGCTGA
- a CDS encoding IucA/IucC family protein, with amino-acid sequence MLAEFAYEGIITPEPDGAAGPGAYRLPVAPGTVYCFRADRGAYGHWRVDPASLPADADPLAFVAAAHDTVLGLSGDTLGHLLRELTATLSADVVLAEEALTAAELADLDYAALEGRQGGHPWLVANKGRVGFSAGDAARWAPEARTPRALPWLAVHRDLARYRGVPALADPGTLYAQELPEPVRRAFTETIAGAGKDPSDYLWLPVHPWQWDETIAPLYAPQLAAGLLIELPSDGELRLPQQSIRTFLNISRPTGRSVKLPLSILNTLVWRGLPTERTLAAPAVTDWIHAVRDTDPYLRETRVILLGETASVTVAHPLYDRLPQVPYQFRELLGCIWREPIGPELAAGERARTLAALLQRGRDGRALTAELVGRSGLPADVWLKRLFAALLPPLLHFLYRYGTVFSPHGENAIVVFDEHEAPVRLAVKDFVDDVNLSAEPLPEFDGIPHEVREVLLTEPADFLPQFIHSGLFVGVFRYLAPLCEEQLGVSEDDFWSLVRAEILRYQRRFPELKNRFDAFELLAPRIQRLCLNRNRLHLDGYRDRAQRPHAAIDGTVANPLHSG; translated from the coding sequence ATGCTCGCCGAGTTCGCCTACGAGGGCATCATCACCCCGGAGCCGGACGGCGCGGCCGGCCCCGGCGCGTACCGGCTGCCGGTCGCCCCCGGCACCGTCTACTGCTTCCGGGCCGACCGCGGCGCGTACGGCCACTGGCGCGTCGATCCGGCGTCGCTGCCCGCCGACGCCGACCCGCTCGCCTTCGTCGCCGCCGCCCACGACACCGTGCTCGGCCTCAGCGGCGACACCCTGGGCCATCTGCTGCGCGAACTCACCGCCACCCTCAGCGCCGACGTGGTGCTCGCCGAGGAGGCGCTCACCGCCGCCGAGCTGGCCGATCTCGACTACGCCGCGCTGGAGGGCCGCCAGGGAGGACATCCGTGGCTGGTCGCCAACAAGGGCCGGGTCGGGTTCTCGGCGGGGGACGCGGCCCGCTGGGCGCCGGAGGCGCGCACCCCGCGCGCGCTGCCCTGGCTCGCGGTGCACCGGGACCTCGCCCGCTACCGCGGGGTACCGGCGCTGGCCGACCCCGGGACGCTGTACGCGCAGGAGCTGCCCGAGCCGGTCCGCCGCGCCTTCACCGAGACCATCGCCGGGGCGGGCAAGGACCCGTCCGACTACCTGTGGCTGCCCGTCCACCCCTGGCAGTGGGACGAGACCATCGCCCCGCTGTACGCCCCGCAACTCGCGGCGGGCCTGCTGATCGAGCTGCCCAGCGACGGGGAACTGCGGCTGCCGCAGCAGTCGATCAGAACGTTCCTCAACATCAGCAGGCCCACCGGGCGCAGCGTGAAGCTGCCGCTGTCCATCCTCAACACCCTGGTGTGGCGCGGGCTGCCCACCGAACGGACGCTGGCCGCGCCCGCCGTCACCGACTGGATCCACGCGGTACGGGACACCGACCCGTATCTGCGCGAGACACGCGTGATCCTGCTGGGCGAGACGGCCTCGGTGACTGTCGCGCACCCGCTGTACGACCGGCTGCCGCAGGTGCCCTACCAGTTCCGGGAGCTGCTGGGCTGCATCTGGCGGGAGCCGATCGGGCCGGAGCTTGCCGCGGGGGAGCGGGCCCGTACCCTGGCGGCGCTGCTCCAGCGGGGACGGGACGGCCGGGCACTGACGGCGGAGCTGGTGGGCCGCTCGGGGCTCCCCGCGGACGTCTGGCTGAAGCGGCTGTTCGCGGCGCTGCTGCCCCCGCTGCTGCACTTCCTGTACCGGTACGGCACGGTCTTCTCGCCGCACGGGGAGAACGCGATCGTGGTCTTCGACGAGCACGAGGCGCCGGTACGGCTGGCGGTGAAGGACTTCGTGGACGATGTGAACCTGAGCGCCGAGCCGCTGCCGGAGTTCGACGGCATCCCGCACGAGGTGCGCGAGGTGCTGCTGACCGAACCTGCGGACTTCCTGCCGCAGTTCATCCACTCCGGGCTGTTCGTCGGAGTCTTCCGCTATCTGGCGCCCCTGTGCGAGGAACAGCTCGGCGTGAGCGAGGACGACTTCTGGTCACTCGTACGGGCGGAGATTCTCCGCTACCAGCGGCGCTTCCCCGAACTGAAGAACCGTTTCGACGCCTTCGAGCTCCTGGCCCCGCGGATCCAGCGGCTGTGCCTGAACCGCAACCGGCTCCATCTGGACGGTTACCGGGACCGCGCGCAGCGGCCGCACGCCGCGATCGACGGCACGGTGGCGAACCCGCTGCACTCCGGCTGA
- a CDS encoding trypsin-like serine peptidase, producing MSSIRGRFGRRRTTLAATAMAAALALTATACNGDDDASNDAKPSDGTEVQDLLDNLPFDVDLEAWINGGWEDWDTDTWVRDIGEFFNPIIEGLWDSDRMEEAQDPDQAIDDDEIQEDVNPPQNDDPESDRGITDSEPFPVEAEQVAFPYTDNAAPIGKVFFDAPEGSMVCSGTVVKDPNRPGQSNLVATAGHCVHAGTEGGWFRNIAFVPAFNNNGSPDPYSAAYEEMAPYGVYWADYVSTTQYWIDNGTAMGGGGAPGDFAILEVSNENGSEQSLEETVGNAIEIDFGAPAVSGLGDVTLYGFPAADPYDGNLMYNCTDNPSRLSLDDTMPGMYWAGCTMTGGSSGGPWIRWDASNDPKLISVNSIGPMESTWLAGPRLESEAQAVLDHVSSGAGR from the coding sequence ATGTCATCGATACGCGGGCGGTTCGGACGCCGCCGCACCACCCTGGCCGCCACGGCCATGGCGGCCGCACTCGCGCTCACCGCCACCGCCTGCAACGGCGATGACGACGCAAGCAACGACGCCAAGCCCAGCGACGGCACCGAGGTCCAGGACCTGCTGGACAACCTGCCCTTCGACGTCGACCTCGAAGCCTGGATCAACGGTGGCTGGGAGGACTGGGACACCGACACGTGGGTGCGTGACATCGGTGAGTTCTTCAACCCGATCATCGAGGGCCTGTGGGACTCCGACCGCATGGAGGAGGCCCAGGACCCCGACCAGGCGATCGACGACGACGAGATCCAGGAAGACGTCAACCCGCCGCAGAACGACGACCCCGAGTCCGACCGCGGGATCACCGACTCCGAGCCGTTCCCGGTGGAGGCCGAGCAGGTCGCCTTCCCCTACACGGACAACGCGGCGCCGATCGGCAAGGTGTTCTTCGACGCCCCCGAGGGATCCATGGTCTGCTCAGGCACCGTGGTGAAGGACCCCAACCGGCCCGGTCAGTCCAACCTGGTGGCCACCGCCGGGCACTGTGTGCACGCCGGCACCGAGGGCGGCTGGTTCCGCAACATCGCCTTCGTCCCGGCCTTCAACAACAACGGCTCCCCCGACCCGTACAGCGCCGCGTACGAGGAGATGGCTCCCTACGGCGTCTACTGGGCCGACTACGTCTCGACCACCCAGTACTGGATCGACAACGGCACCGCGATGGGCGGCGGCGGCGCGCCCGGTGACTTCGCCATCCTCGAGGTGAGCAACGAGAACGGCTCCGAGCAGTCCCTCGAGGAGACCGTCGGCAACGCCATCGAGATCGACTTCGGCGCCCCCGCCGTCTCCGGCCTGGGCGATGTCACCCTCTACGGCTTCCCCGCCGCCGACCCCTACGACGGCAACCTCATGTACAACTGCACGGACAACCCCTCCCGGCTGTCCCTGGACGACACCATGCCCGGGATGTACTGGGCCGGCTGCACCATGACCGGCGGTTCCTCCGGCGGCCCCTGGATCCGCTGGGACGCGAGCAACGACCCCAAGCTGATCTCGGTCAACTCCATCGGCCCGATGGAGAGCACCTGGCTGGCGGGCCCGCGCCTGGAGAGCGAGGCCCAGGCGGTGCTGGACCACGTGAGCAGCGGCGCCGGCCGCTGA
- a CDS encoding MFS transporter, translating to MDPGKPALHRSLWVRSGVAGMASYLDAAAIVSTGSALVLYKEPLSLTAGTIGALSSALTLSIAVGSLLGGRLGDRFGRRRVFVVTVTMLALGAAVLAAAPGSGWLYPGVILMGFAAGADLPVSIALIAEEAPEGARGRLVALTQVLWYAGMCATQLIGLLAGGMGATGARVLYAHVAVVALAVLTFRLRMPESRQWSAQRRLARELRAGEARRLTAGRQLLRPPHLAAVGSLAAFYVLTLIAANTMGQFTTYLYVEVAGSTVRVASAVNLAILFFSIGMAVLFMRVVDGRYRMRWYAIGAVGFVLYFALPAVFGVHVWSLALAKIIGTFGTALAFEAIFKVWSQEAFPTLLRATAQGSIMALARGAAAAAALWTPRLLDTTPRTVFIVLATLVAAAMLVGPVIERLPKRTLSVGGPGGVPPRGGAA from the coding sequence GTGGACCCAGGGAAGCCCGCCTTACACCGATCGCTGTGGGTGCGTTCCGGCGTGGCCGGCATGGCCTCCTACCTCGACGCCGCGGCGATCGTCTCGACCGGGTCCGCGCTCGTCCTGTACAAGGAGCCGCTGTCCCTGACCGCGGGCACGATCGGGGCGCTGTCCTCGGCGCTCACCCTGTCCATCGCCGTCGGCTCATTGCTCGGCGGCCGGCTGGGGGACCGCTTCGGACGCCGCCGGGTGTTCGTCGTCACGGTGACGATGCTGGCCTTGGGCGCCGCCGTGCTGGCGGCGGCGCCGGGCAGCGGCTGGCTGTACCCGGGCGTGATCCTGATGGGCTTCGCGGCGGGCGCGGACCTGCCGGTCTCCATCGCGCTCATCGCGGAGGAGGCGCCCGAGGGGGCCCGGGGCCGGCTCGTCGCCCTCACCCAGGTGCTCTGGTACGCGGGGATGTGCGCCACCCAGCTGATCGGGCTGCTGGCCGGCGGCATGGGGGCGACGGGGGCCCGCGTCCTGTACGCCCATGTCGCCGTGGTGGCCCTCGCGGTCCTGACGTTCCGGCTGCGGATGCCGGAGTCCCGGCAGTGGTCGGCGCAGCGGCGGCTGGCCCGGGAGCTGCGGGCGGGCGAGGCCCGGCGCCTCACCGCGGGGCGGCAACTGCTGCGTCCGCCGCACCTGGCGGCCGTGGGGTCGCTGGCCGCCTTCTACGTACTGACGCTGATCGCGGCCAACACCATGGGACAGTTCACCACGTATCTGTACGTCGAGGTCGCCGGCAGCACCGTGCGGGTCGCCTCCGCCGTCAACCTCGCGATCCTCTTCTTCAGCATCGGCATGGCGGTGCTGTTCATGCGGGTCGTGGACGGCCGGTACCGGATGCGCTGGTACGCGATCGGCGCCGTGGGCTTCGTGCTGTACTTCGCGCTGCCCGCCGTGTTCGGCGTCCATGTGTGGAGTCTGGCCCTGGCCAAAATCATCGGCACCTTCGGCACCGCCCTCGCCTTCGAGGCGATCTTCAAGGTCTGGTCGCAGGAGGCGTTCCCGACGCTGCTGCGAGCCACGGCGCAGGGCTCGATCATGGCCCTCGCCCGGGGTGCCGCCGCCGCTGCCGCCCTGTGGACGCCGAGGCTGCTGGACACCACCCCGCGCACGGTGTTCATCGTCCTGGCCACCCTGGTCGCCGCCGCGATGCTGGTGGGCCCGGTGATCGAACGGCTGCCCAAACGGACGCTCAGCGTCGGCGGGCCGGGGGGTGTGCCGCCCCGCGGGGGCGCTGCGTAG